A stretch of Pseudorhodobacter turbinis DNA encodes these proteins:
- the ilvD gene encoding dihydroxy-acid dehydratase: MNNTRFDKSKLPSRHVTEGPSRAPHRSYFYSMGISEEEIHQPWVGVATCWNEAAPCNISLNRQAQAVKGGVKKGGGTPREFTTITVTDGIAMGHEGMRSSLASREAIADTVELTMRGHCYDAIVGLAGCDKSLPGMMMAMVRLNTPSVFIYGGSILPGRLNGKDVTVQDVFEAVGQHQAGNMTDAELEILERIACPSAGACGGQFTANTMACVSEAIGLALMNSSGAPAPYESRDQYGEASGVAVMNLIEKNIRARDIVTRKSLENAARVVACTGGSTNAGLHLPAIAHEAGIDFDLSDVCEIFRDTPYFVDLKPGGQYVAKDLYEAGGIPVVMKELRKAGLMHEDCITASGRSMGEELDRIQGEADGRVIHAISNPITKTGGVVGLKGNLAPEGAIVKVAGMSAEQQVFKGPARVFECEEDAFEAVKARGYEEGEVIVIRNEGPAGGPGMREMLSTTAALSGQGMGKKVALITDGRFSGATRGFCVGHVGPEAAHGGPIALLQNGDMITLNAVTGELSVDLTDAELATRKANWKGPRQTEYDSGALWKYARLVGGARLGAVTHPGAQKERHVYMDQ, encoded by the coding sequence ATGAACAATACCCGTTTCGACAAATCCAAACTGCCATCCCGCCACGTTACCGAAGGCCCGTCGCGCGCGCCGCACCGCTCGTACTTCTATTCCATGGGAATTTCCGAGGAAGAGATTCACCAGCCGTGGGTTGGCGTTGCGACCTGCTGGAACGAGGCGGCACCTTGTAACATCTCGCTGAACCGGCAGGCGCAAGCGGTGAAGGGCGGCGTGAAAAAGGGCGGCGGCACCCCGCGCGAATTCACCACCATCACCGTGACCGACGGCATTGCGATGGGCCATGAGGGCATGCGCTCCTCGCTGGCCTCGCGTGAGGCGATTGCCGACACGGTAGAGCTGACAATGCGCGGCCATTGCTATGACGCGATTGTGGGGCTTGCGGGCTGCGACAAATCGCTGCCGGGGATGATGATGGCGATGGTGCGGTTGAACACGCCGTCGGTGTTTATCTATGGCGGGTCGATCCTTCCGGGCCGTCTGAACGGTAAAGATGTGACTGTGCAGGATGTGTTCGAGGCCGTGGGCCAGCATCAGGCCGGCAATATGACAGATGCCGAGCTTGAGATTTTGGAACGTATCGCCTGCCCTTCGGCCGGTGCTTGTGGGGGCCAGTTTACAGCCAACACCATGGCTTGCGTGTCCGAAGCGATCGGCCTTGCGCTGATGAATTCTTCCGGTGCGCCGGCGCCTTACGAAAGCCGCGATCAATACGGTGAGGCCTCGGGCGTTGCCGTGATGAACCTGATCGAGAAAAACATCCGCGCCCGTGATATCGTTACGCGCAAGTCGCTGGAAAACGCCGCGCGGGTTGTGGCCTGTACCGGTGGCTCGACCAACGCAGGGCTGCATTTGCCTGCCATCGCGCATGAGGCGGGGATCGACTTCGATCTTTCGGATGTATGCGAGATTTTCCGCGACACGCCTTATTTTGTCGACCTCAAGCCCGGCGGGCAATATGTCGCCAAGGATCTTTATGAGGCAGGCGGTATTCCGGTTGTGATGAAAGAGCTGCGCAAGGCAGGCCTGATGCATGAGGATTGCATCACCGCTTCTGGCCGTTCCATGGGCGAAGAGCTTGACCGGATTCAGGGCGAGGCCGATGGCCGTGTTATCCATGCGATCTCCAACCCGATCACCAAAACCGGCGGCGTTGTCGGCCTGAAGGGCAACCTTGCCCCCGAAGGTGCGATTGTGAAAGTTGCCGGAATGAGCGCGGAACAGCAGGTCTTCAAAGGGCCGGCCCGTGTGTTTGAATGCGAAGAAGATGCGTTCGAGGCGGTAAAGGCACGCGGCTATGAAGAAGGCGAAGTGATCGTCATCCGCAACGAGGGCCCCGCAGGCGGCCCCGGCATGCGCGAGATGCTTTCGACCACTGCCGCGCTTTCGGGCCAAGGCATGGGTAAGAAAGTGGCGCTGATCACGGACGGGCGTTTTTCGGGTGCGACCCGCGGTTTCTGTGTGGGTCACGTCGGGCCAGAGGCAGCCCATGGCGGCCCGATTGCCTTGCTGCAAAACGGCGACATGATCACCCTGAACGCCGTTACAGGCGAGCTGTCGGTGGACCTGACGGACGCAGAACTTGCGACCCGCAAGGCCAATTGGAAGGGCCCGCGCCAAACCGAGTATGACAGCGGCGCGCTTTGGAAATATGCGCGTCTTGTGGGTGGTGCGCGGCTTGGCGCTGTGACCCATCCCGGCGCGCAGAAAGAGCGGCATGTCTATATGGATCAGTAA
- a CDS encoding DUF6478 family protein, giving the protein MMKQRDRWIDKVMYRRMLRRWARLADMAEGLDLESLRRYRGQALSLRRNLDRVIHQAEHRLALPLIGSDAAPKPIGSDWAWRPEPWYGPIAFSGLSSVKNQTSICDGVKVFHDCPHNELTVRQLRNSDEAHLAPFGLRMDVFRFEGSFLSLVLELPDAAVEGLRLTHLIGLNATVEAEKPLEIYARLNVKQGPNVEQIVRQLPLEEGGANVFVEFDLAYTKLAEKQIDRIWVDLIFDRAEMNQITLRDVTFSRRPRAEL; this is encoded by the coding sequence ATGATGAAGCAGCGAGACCGGTGGATTGACAAAGTGATGTACCGCCGCATGTTGCGGCGTTGGGCCAGATTGGCTGATATGGCCGAGGGGCTCGATTTGGAAAGCTTGCGACGCTATCGCGGGCAGGCGTTGAGTTTGCGTCGCAATCTGGACCGGGTGATACATCAAGCCGAACACCGGCTGGCCTTGCCGTTGATCGGGTCCGATGCTGCACCCAAGCCGATCGGGTCGGATTGGGCATGGCGGCCGGAGCCGTGGTACGGCCCGATCGCATTTTCGGGCTTGTCCAGCGTCAAGAACCAAACCTCGATCTGTGACGGGGTGAAGGTATTCCACGATTGCCCGCACAATGAACTGACTGTCCGCCAGCTCCGCAACTCGGACGAGGCGCACCTTGCACCTTTCGGTCTGCGGATGGATGTTTTCCGGTTTGAAGGCTCTTTTTTGTCGCTGGTGTTGGAGTTGCCCGATGCGGCGGTGGAGGGTTTGCGCCTGACCCATCTGATCGGGCTCAACGCGACGGTTGAGGCGGAAAAACCGCTTGAAATCTATGCGCGTTTGAACGTCAAGCAGGGGCCGAACGTGGAACAGATCGTGCGTCAACTGCCTTTGGAGGAGGGGGGGGCGAATGTCTTCGTGGAATTTGACCTCGCCTATACCAAGCTCGCGGAGAAGCAGATCGACCGGATCTGGGTGGATCTGATCTTTGACCGCGCGGAAATGAACCAGATCACGCTGCGCGATGTGACGTTCTCTCGTCGGCCAAGGGCGGAATTGTGA